A single genomic interval of Hemiscyllium ocellatum isolate sHemOce1 chromosome 37, sHemOce1.pat.X.cur, whole genome shotgun sequence harbors:
- the fam43b gene encoding protein FAM43B, which produces MLPWRKSKLLLLDEENRAKAKSLPGSGLSYSSLLSSLVRACPGIWPQCPLPRLGNMFRSRRQKLQLTRDAPSYTVWYLGNAVTFTARGEGCTEQAVARIWARCEQGTAGTKMKLTIGPHGIRMRQAEYKCKQSGHLYLLHRITSCAADGQRRRVLAWVYRHQVKHKAVVLRCHAVLLCKAARAQELAAQLQQLSRSAFADFKRLKRQDDARHRQQQRLGQGMVPLVPIRKLLNSQCPYRPPLERARSGLRLMPIAEDVAGEEQEERGLEPATDSGITNVCHQLSSWHIDPSLHQPPRLYPLPLGQALGTARERVD; this is translated from the coding sequence atgCTGCCCTGGAGGAAGAGCAAGCTGCTCCTGTTGGATGAGGAAAACCGGGCGAAGGCGAAGAGTTTACCGGGCAGCGGTCTGAGCTACAGCTCGCTGCTGTCCTCCTTGGTGCGGGCATGCCCTGGCATTTGGCCCCAGTGCCCGCTGCCCAGGCTCGGGAACATGTTCAGGAGCAGGCGGCAGAAGCTGCAGCTGACCCGGGACGCCCCGAGCTACACGGTCTGGTACCTGGGTAACGCGGTGACCTTTACCGCCCGGGGGGAAGGCTGCACCGAGCAGGCAGTGGCCAGGATCTGGGCACGGTGTGAGCAGGGCACTGCGGGCACCAAAATGAAGCTCACCATTGGCCCTCACGGCATCCGGATGAGGCAGGCGGAATACAAATGCAAACAGAGCGGCCACTTGTACCTTCTGCACCGGATCACGTCCTGCGCTGCGGACGGGCAGCGGAGGCGGGTGTTAGCCTGGGTTTACCGGCACCAGGTGAAGCACAAGGCGGTGGTGCTGCGATGCCACGCCGTGCTGCTGTGTAAAGCCGCCCGGGCCCAGGAGCTCGCCGCCCAGCTCCAGCAGCTCTCCCGCTCTGCCTTCGCCGACTTCAAGCGGCTCAAGCGGCAGGACGATGCCCGGCACCGGCAGCAGCAGCGGCTCGGCCAGGGCATGGTGCCCCTGGTGCCCATCAGGAAGCTCCTCAACAGTCAGTGCCCATACCGACCTCCCCTGGAGCGGGCCCGCAGCGGCCTCAGGTTAATGCCCATCGCTGAGGATGTGGCCGGGGAAGAGCAGGAGGAGCGCGGGCTGGAGCCTGCCACTGACTCTGGGATCACCAACGTGTGCCACCAACTCAGCTCCTGGCACATCGACCCCTCCCTGCACCAGCCTCCCCGCCTGTACCCTCTCCCCTTGGGCCAGGCACTAGGCACAGCCCGGGAGCGGGTGGACTGA